One segment of Desulfatirhabdium butyrativorans DSM 18734 DNA contains the following:
- a CDS encoding nitroreductase family protein yields the protein MIEELIIKNRSCRRFYQSKPVHKDTLIDLVNLARLSASAANLQPLKYILSNDPDRNAEIFSCLAWAAYLKDWAGPAEGERPAAYMILLGDTGITSNFHCDHGIASQSILLGAREKGLAGCILAAVNREKLRTLLAIPDQLEILLVLAIGYPREDIVIDPVGKDGSIRYWRDANGVHHVPKRDLQEIIVTSYFS from the coding sequence ATGATTGAGGAGTTGATTATCAAGAATCGATCTTGTCGACGATTTTATCAGAGCAAGCCCGTTCACAAGGATACCCTCATCGATCTGGTCAATCTTGCCCGCCTGTCCGCATCTGCCGCCAATCTTCAGCCACTGAAATACATTCTTTCCAATGATCCGGACAGGAATGCCGAAATATTCTCCTGCCTTGCCTGGGCCGCCTATTTAAAGGACTGGGCCGGGCCTGCTGAGGGCGAGCGACCCGCTGCCTACATGATTCTGCTTGGGGATACCGGCATTACATCCAATTTCCATTGCGACCACGGCATCGCCAGCCAGAGCATTCTGCTCGGTGCGCGGGAAAAAGGGCTTGCCGGATGTATTCTTGCGGCAGTAAACCGGGAAAAACTGCGAACCTTGCTCGCCATCCCGGATCAACTGGAAATTCTTCTGGTTCTTGCCATCGGGTATCCGAGGGAAGATATCGTCATCGATCCGGTGGGGAAAGACGGAAGCATTCGCTACTGGCGGGATGCCAACGGTGTGCACCATGTGCCCAAGCGGGATCTGCAGGAAATTATCGTAACATCCTATTTTTCATGA
- a CDS encoding XTP/dITP diphosphatase gives MMETSTLVIATRNPGKLKEIESLLSDFPIRLLSLDAFGPIPESPEEGQTFDDNAYQKASFVARVLGLPALADDSGLVVEALNGQPGVHSARFGGENLTDTDRCRLLLEKMQGEPNRRASFQCVISIAVPTGAALTYEGICEGVIATEMMGSGGFGYDPVFFYPPLGKTFAEISAEEKNRISHRAKALMEVREEFPKILKWIQQNMPIWETFTCQEGCHD, from the coding sequence ATGATGGAAACATCGACACTGGTCATAGCCACCAGAAATCCCGGAAAGTTGAAAGAAATCGAGTCGCTTCTTTCGGATTTTCCGATCCGGCTGCTTTCGTTGGACGCTTTCGGCCCCATTCCGGAATCTCCGGAAGAGGGACAGACCTTTGACGACAATGCCTATCAGAAAGCATCCTTTGTAGCGAGGGTGCTTGGACTGCCTGCGCTGGCGGATGATTCGGGGCTTGTCGTGGAAGCCTTGAACGGTCAGCCTGGGGTGCATTCCGCCCGCTTTGGCGGTGAGAACCTTACGGATACAGACCGGTGCCGTTTGTTGCTGGAAAAAATGCAGGGGGAGCCCAATCGCCGGGCCTCTTTCCAATGCGTCATTTCCATCGCCGTCCCCACTGGCGCCGCCCTGACCTATGAGGGCATATGCGAAGGGGTGATTGCGACGGAAATGATGGGTTCAGGCGGGTTCGGTTATGATCCCGTGTTTTTCTATCCACCGCTGGGCAAAACATTTGCCGAAATTTCGGCGGAGGAGAAAAACCGTATCAGCCACCGGGCGAAAGCGCTTATGGAAGTCCGGGAGGAATTTCCCAAAATATTGAAATGGATCCAACAGAACATGCCGATATGGGAAACGTTTACATGCCAGGAGGGATGCCATGATTGA